The Eurosta solidaginis isolate ZX-2024a chromosome 4, ASM4086904v1, whole genome shotgun sequence genome includes a window with the following:
- the LOC137251358 gene encoding uncharacterized protein produces the protein MENCLGGSKRTIRAQRDLQQLKQQCQQQPPNQNFYTQQQPQVHRQTVQTIKQQQQQLQQQLLQQHQHHQHQQRLLQEEQQLQKVATQLLHQQQQQQQQQQQQQQLQQLIQPLQQLTLQQHQLQKQLQQQQQQREIAYQLGLSESAESVELNNRTPSTPTTPKFGIANCLHFPPPPDYPPPPTKTSNASAGGATTAVTRANTKTMSTVTSETNVKSAMTTTTPPASTAATSTPTTSTTNKGTNGSVGVHHHQQQQQHPHQLQQQHQHLQYMYEEQQQHLLQEHHQQLLHEYEQQQLEEQLQQLHLPITHNYSRQQQHHQQQQLHHNHHQQQQQLTDHVLTHAEPMAPPAVSPATHNAANVTLNQPTTNNVHTNNHHHHHHHHRHHSSASSSPSTSSATSGNTIGMSPYGRRHVLPRYPDPDPDAIEVCTELEPINTKVSTRHSSKTLGRHNKEHFNSSSSASSSLDTKWSGTSSVQQTTSLQLLHQQHQQQHSSTHSSTHSPHAQHDYSYAYYEPGAAMRHSNIPTPEMLPGSGTHNNTLHLGATGGSGGGDGGIVGAEATPPPPNSIRALLSMGMKKKMLTSPAARHAAYQQAQKQQQQLYGFDPDIACDNGASMRGTNSENFYEEISSNEAALQYHYKTHQHHLHHPQLRPSGTSHSAGSLNQSLVEEELRRVHSHHNKILGELNLSVEAMLMPESPPSHSPTGCEKPTVSVTTASGKMNIADASIGAISGACAGAGSGAACSSSLRLSSTSSANNICDASLSELLSTVGPTDELLSPVQSSTNAAFCAADLDSGFSGSSGASYIGSLRIHKTNAALSHIMSTRQTHSPSSAGCSAANSCNFPSYGTQSCRSFQRSASTKQPSQHHHQLTILDDDLNSGFLTRASCGRRILNCAKIRAAEDPGPVVPSESKARSFWNSKGWRKLPGFSTSTSSINDAGHSITGEPIPLRNLNGITTTTTAATTTDTATRTKTKAKDTTTSTKAIPLICLKR, from the coding sequence ATGGAGAATTGCTTGGGCGGCAGCAAACGTACTATTCGAGCACAAAGAGATTTGCAACAATTGAAACAGCAATGCCAACAACAACCACCGAATCAGAATTTTTATacacaacaacaaccgcaagtGCATCGTCAAACTGTGCAAACAATcaaacagcaacaacagcagttacaacagcaactcttacaacaacatcaacaccaTCAGCATCAACAAAGACTTCTACAAGaagaacaacaactacaaaaagtTGCCACACAATTACtccatcaacagcaacaacaacagcagcagcagcagcaacaacaacagctacaaCAACTCATACAACCGCTACAACAATTAACTCTACAACAGCATCAATTGCAAAAGCaattacaacaacagcaacaacagcgcGAAATTGCTTATCAATTGGGCCTGTCAGAGTCAGCGGAGTCAGTGGAGTTAAACAATCGCACTCCATCTACACCGACAACACCTAAATTTGGCATCGCCAATTGTTTGCATTTTCCACCGCCACCAGATTATCCACCACCACCAACGAAAACGTCCAACGCCAGTGCCGGAGGCGCGACCACCGCTGTGACCAGAGCAAACACTAAAACAATGTCCACTGTAACGTCGGAGACAAATGTGAAATCAGCCATGACAACTACAACACCGCCTGCGTCTACAGCAGCGACAAGCACACCAACAACATCGACGACGAACAAAGGCACAAACGGAAGTGTGGGGGTTCATCATCATCAGCAACAGCAACAGCACCCACATCAgctccaacaacaacatcagcatttGCAATACATGTATgaagagcaacaacaacatctacTACAAGAGCACCATCAACAGCTGTTGCATGAGTATGAGCAACAACAATTGGAAGAGCAACTACAACAATTACACTTGCCCATAACACATAATTATTCCCgacaacaacaacaccaccaacagcaacaactgcatcacaaccaccaccaacagcagcagcaactaACCGACCATGTCCTAACACATGCGGAGCCAATGGCGCCACCTGCTGTTTCACCAGCCACACACAACGCCGCAAATGTCACTTTgaaccaaccaacaacaaataatgTGCATACAAATAATCATCACCATCACCACCACCATCACCGCCATCATTCGTCCGCCTCCAGTTCGCCATCCACATCATCGGCGACAAGTGGTAATACAATTGGTATGAGCCCGTATGGTAGGAGGCATGTACTGCCACGTTACCCCGATCCCGATCCAGACGCCATTGAAGTGTGCACCGAACTGGAACCTATAAACACAAAAGTGTCAACGCGTCACAGCAGCAAAACACTCGGACGCCACAACAAAGAGCACTTTAATTCGTCGTCGTCAGCGTCGTCCTCGTTGGATACAAAATGGTCTGGCACATCGTCGGTGCAACAAACCACAAGTCTACAGCTGTTACAtcagcaacaccaacaacaacattcTTCCACGCATTCCAGCACACATTCGCCACATGCACAACATGATTACTCGTATGCGTATTATGAGCCCGGTGCCGCGATGCGTCATTCAAATATACCAACACCCGAAATGTTGCCTGGTAGCGGTACGCACAACAATACGCTGCATTTGGGTGCAACAGGCGGCAGTGGCGGCGGAGATGGAGGCATCGTAGGAGCTGAAGCGACACCACCACCACCCAATTCCATACGCGCTCTCTTGTCAATGGGTATGAAAAAGAAAATGTTAACATCTCCAGCTGCGCGCCATGCGGCCTATCAACAGGCgcagaaacaacaacagcaactttaCGGTTTTGATCCGGACATAGCATGTGATAATGGCGCTTCGATGCGCGGTACAAATAGCGAAAATTTCTATGAGGAAATATCGTCCAATGAAGCTGCATTACAATATCATTACAAAACCCATCAACATCATCTGCATCATCCACAACTGCGACCATCGGGCACATCACATTCCGCTGGTTCACTAAATCAATCACTAGTTGAAGAGGAATTGCGACGTGTACATAGCCATCATAATAAAATACTTGGTGAACTTAATTTGTCCGTTGAAGCCATGTTAATGCCAGAGAGTCCGCCCAGTCATAGTCCGACGGGCTGTGAAAAGCCTACTGTTAGCGTTACTACTGCCTCGGGTAAGATGAATATTGCTGATGCAAGTATTGGTGCTATCAGTGGTGCATGTGCTGGTGCTGGTAGTGGTGCCGCCTGCAGTAGCAGCTTACGCCTCTCTTCAACATCGTCCGCCAATAATATCTGTGATGCAAGTCTATCCGAGTTGCTCAGTACAGTGGGTCCCACTGATGAATTACTCTCACCTGTACAGTCTTCGACTAATGCCGCTTTCTGTGCTGCTGATTTGGATAGCGGTTTTAGTGGTAGTAGTGGTGCTAGTTACATTGGCAGTCTGCGCATACATAAAACGAACGCAGCGCTATCACACATAATGAGTACGCGTCAAACGCACAGTCCAAGCAGTGCTGGTTGTAGTGCTGCCAACTCATGTAATTTTCCATCATATGGTACACAAAGTTGTCGCTCCTTTCAACGTTCTGCCTCCACCAAACAACCATCACAGCACCACCACCAGCTAACAATTTTGGATGATGATTTAAATTCGGGTTTTCTAACACGCGCTTCATGCGGACGTCGTATATTGAATTGTGCCAAAATACGCGCAGCGGAAGATCCAGGACCAGTGGTGCCAAGTGAATCGAAAGCGCGtagtttttggaatagtaaaggCTGGCGTAAATTACCTGGCTTTTCAACATCAACGTCGAGCATTAATGATGCTGGCCATAGTATAACAGGTGAGCCAATACCGTTGAGAAATTTAAATGGAAtcacgacaacaacaacagcagcaacaacaacggaTACAGCAACTAGAACGAAAACGAAAGCGAAAGATACAACGACGAGTACAAAGGCGATTCCATTAATCTGCTTAAAACGCTGA